In a genomic window of Mastacembelus armatus chromosome 3, fMasArm1.2, whole genome shotgun sequence:
- the ap3s2 gene encoding AP-3 complex subunit sigma-2, with product MIKAILIFNNHGKPRLIRFYQYFAEDMQQQIIRETFHLVSKRDDNVCNFLEGGSLIGGSDYKLIYRHYATLYFVFCVDSSESELGILDLIQVFVETLDKCFENVCELDLIFHMDKVHYILQEVVMGGMVLETNMNEIVAQVEVQNRMEKSEGGLSAAPARAVSAVKNMNLPEIPRNINIGDINIKVPSLSPF from the exons ATGATTAAAGCaatcttaatatttaacaaccaCGGGAAGCCGCGGCTGATCAGATTCTATCAATATTTT GCAGAAGACATGCAGCAGCAGATCATTCGGGAGACTTTCCATTTGGTGTCTAAGAGAGATGACAATGTTTGCAACTTTTTGGAGGGTGGAAG TCTCATTGGTGGCTCTGACTACAAGCTGATTTACCGGCACTATGCAACGCTCTACTTTGTCTTCTGTGTGGACTCATCTGAAAGCGAGCTTGGCATTCTAGATCTGATCCAG GTGTTTGTGGAAACACTGGATAAATGCTTTGAAAACGTCTGTGAACTGGACCTCATATTCCACATGGACAAG gtcCATTATATCTTGCAGGAAGTGGTAATGGGAGGCATGGTGCTGGAGACCAACATGAATGAGATTGTAGCTCAGGTGGAGGTGCAGAACCGCATGGAGAAGTCAGAG GGCGGTCTGTCAGCGGCCCCCGCTCgtgctgtgtctgctgtgaaGAACATGAACCTGCCTGAGATTCCCCGCAACATCAACATCGGAGACATCAATATCAAAGTGCCGAGCCTCTCCCCATTCTGA
- the LOC113122526 gene encoding aminopeptidase N-like: MGKVYYVSQNVGLGLLVLAVSALATIIALSIAYDKEKAKNQGKPGDGAADSTSMPTPSTTQFTPKEPWDYYRLPGSLVPVSYDVTLWPRLEPNKDGLYIFTGNSSVVFRCVEETDLIIIHSNKLNLTTFNGHHAKLSGLGEATAPTIKKSWLVVKTEYLVVQLSNRLAVGATYVLHTEFLGELADNLEGFYRSEYVEDGVKKVVATSQMQATYARKTFPCFDEPAMKALFNIIIIHNQGTVALSNGREIETVDSVIEGVPVKVTTFEPTERMSTYLLAFIVSDFVSIQSNQNNNLLIRIWARKKAIDDRQGEYALNVTGPILQFYERYYNAAYPLSKSDQVALPDFNAGAMENWGLVTYRETALLYDPVLSSTGNKERVTSVISHELAHMWFGNLVTLKWWNDLWLNEGFASYVEYLGADYAEPTWNMKDQIVLYDMQKVFAVDALASSHPLSRKEDEVNEPAQISEMFNTISYSKGAVVLRMLSEFITEPVFARGLSAYLNTFAFGNTVYTDLWDHLQQAVENTPEIFIPDSVHNIMNRWTLQMGFPVVTIDTRTGRITQKHFLLDPDSVVDRPSQFNYTWFVPIKWMKSGMEQQQYWLLQKTDTNSLMRVSGDGWVLANTNVSGYFRVNYDPDNWNRLLSLLSTNHQALSVVNRAQIIDDAFNLARAKIINTTLALRTTKYLSKERDYIPWESALRNLDYYILMFDRTEVYGALQAYLKKQIQPLFEHFKTITANWTKIPQGHTDQYNQINAIGIACSMGVKGCRELIKSWYRQWMENPVHNPILANLKSTVYCSAIAFGGVEEWDFAWTMFQNATLASEASRLRSAMACTKVPWLLNRYLEYTLDPTKIRKQDATSTVQYIARNVVGMPLAWNFVRARWSYIFQQYGKGSFSFSNLISGITRRFSTEFELQELKKFKEDNVHVGFGSATLALEQSIEKTTANIKWVTENKASVLKWFTEEST; the protein is encoded by the exons ATGGGGAAAGTTTACTATGTGAGTCAAAATGTGGGCCTCGGGCTGCTTGTTCTAGCGGTCAGCGCTTTGGCCACAATTATAGCTCTGTCCATTGCCTACGACAAGGAAAAGGCCAAGAATCAAGGCAAGCCtggagatggagcagcagacAGCACCAGCATGCCCACACCCTCTACCACCCAGTTCACCCCAAAGGAGCCCTGGGACTACTACAGACTTCCAGGCTCCCTTGTTCCCGTCTCTTACGATGTCACCCTGTGGCCCCGGCTGGAGCCCAACAAAGACGGCCTGTACATCTTCACTGGAAATTCATCAGTGGTTTTCCGATGTGTGGAGGAAACAGACTTAATCATCATCCACTCCAACAAACTGAACCTCACCACCTTTAATGGGCACCATGCAAAGCTGAGTGGCCTGGGTGAAGCCACTGCACCCACTATAAAAAAATCTTGGCTTGTGGTGAAGACAGAGTATCTGGTTGTTCAGCTCAGCAACAGACTAGCTGTGGGAGCGACCTATGTACTGCACACTGAATTTTTGGGGGAGCTGGCAGATAATCTGGAGGGTTTCTACAGGAGTGAATATGTTGAGGATGGTGTGAAAAA AGTTGTCGCTACCTCGCAGATGCAAGCGACATATGCCAGGAAAACCTTCCCCTGCTTTGATGAGCCAGCTATGAAAGCTCTCTTTAATATCATCATAATCCACAACCAAGGAACAGTGGCTCTGTCCAACGGCAGGGAAATAg AAACTGTAGACTCTGTCATCGAAGGCGTTCCTGTCAAAGTAACTACATTTGAACCCACAGAGAGGATGTCCACATATCTGCTGGCATTTATCGTCAGTGACTTTGTTAGCATTCAgtcaaaccaaaacaataatttgTTG ATTCGAATCTGGGCTCGAAAGAAAGCCATAGATGACAGGCAGGGTGAATATGCGCTTAATGTCACAGGGCCAATCCTTCAGTTCTATGAGCGCTACTACAATGCAGCATATCCACTCTCCAAGTCAG ATCAAGTAGCTCTGCCTGACTTCAATGCTGGGGCAATGGAAAACTGGGGTCTGGTCACATACAGGGAGACGGCCCTGCTTTATGACCCCGTCCTATCATCCACTGGGAACAAAGAAAGAGTTACATCGGTCATCTCCCATGAGCTTGCACACATG TGGTTTGGAAACCTGGTGACTCTGAAGTGGTGGAATGACCTGTGGTTGAACGAAGGCTTTGCGTCATACGTGGAGTACCTGGGAGCTGATTATGCTGAGCCCACGTGGAACATG AAAGACCAGATCGTTTTATATGACATGCAAAAGGTGTTTGCTGTGGATGCCCTGGCTTCCTCACACCCTCTGTCCCGTAAAGAAGATGAGGTCAATGAGCCTGCTCAGATCAGTGAGATGTTCAACACCATCTCCTACAGCAAG gGAGCGGTGGTGCTCAGGATGCTGTCAGAGTTTATCACTGAGCCTGTGTTTGCTAGAGGACTCAGT GCTTACCTGAACACATTCGCCTTTGGCAACACAGTTTATACAGACTTATGGGACCATCTCCAACAG GCAGTTGAAAACACACCAGAAATATTTATTCCAGACTCTGTCCACAACATCATGAACCGCTGGACTCTTCAAATGGGCTTCCCAGTGGTCACAATTGATACCCGGACAGGACGTATCACCCAGAAACACTTCCTGTTGGATCCAGACTCTGTAGTGGACAGGCCGTCTCAGTTCAA tTACACATGGTTTGTCCCAATTAAATGGATGAAGTCAGGTATGGAACAGCAACAGTACTGGCTCCTTCAGAAAACAG ACACCAACAGTCTGATGAGAGTGTCAGGAGATGGCTGGGTGCTGGCGAACACTAATGTATCTGGATACTTCAGGGTGAACTATGACCCTGACAACTGGAATCGCCTCCTCTCCTTGCTCAGCACCAACCATCAG GCTTTATCAGTTGTCAACAGAGCACAGATCATAGATGATGCATTCAACTTAGCAag agcaaaaataatcaatacaaCGCTGGCCCTGAGAACTACCAAATACCTGTCTAAAGAGAGAGACTATATACCCTGGGAGTCAGCTCTGAGAAACCTTGACTACTATATCCTCATGTTTGATCGCACTGAGGTGTATGGAGCTCTACAG GCATACCTTAAGAAACAAATACAACCACTTTTTGAGCACTTCAAGACAATTACAGCTAACTGGACCAAAATACCTCAAGGACACACTGACCA GTATAATCAGATCAATGCTATTGGCATAGCCTGCAGCATGGGTGTGAAGGGCTGCAGGGAGCTAATCAAAAGCTGGTACAGACAATGGATGGAAAATCCAGTTCACAACCC GATCCTGGCCAACTTAAAAAGCACAGTTTATTGCAGTGCCATAGCTTTTGGTGGCGTGGAGGAGTGGGATTTTGCCTGGACAATGTTCCAGAATGCCACTCTGGCTTCTGAAGCTTCCAGGCTCAGGTCAGCCATGGCCTGCACCAAAGTGCCCTGGCTTTTGAACAG GTATCTGGAGTACACCCTAGATCCAACTAAGATTCGCAAGCAAGACGCCACCTCTACCGTCCAGTACATTGCCAGAAACGTCGTGGGAATGCCGCTAGCCTGGAACTTCGTCAGAGCAAGATGGAGTTACATTTTCCAGCA GTATGGAAAAGGATCATTTTCCTTCTCTAATCTCATCAGTGGGATCACAAGGAGATTCTCTACAGAGTTTGAGTTGCAGGAG CTGAAGAAATTCAAGGAAGACAATGTTCATGTTGGTTTTGGCTCAGCCACACTGGCCCTGGAGCAGAGCATAGAGAAGACCACAGCCAACATCAAATGGGTGACAGAGAACAAAGCCAGTGTGCTGAAGTGGTTCACTGAGGAGTCCACATGA
- the LOC113122578 gene encoding aminopeptidase Ey-like isoform X2: MGKGFYIRKELAVTCVVAAVAAVAVIIALSVVYAQEKSKNEVTLPFTAGPDATSTFSPTPSTPKEPWMHFRLPDSLAPVSYNVTLWPRLEPIADNLYVFSGHSTVVIRCVRETDLILIHSNKLNLTTFEGHHAKLNGLNGATAPTLTKTWLEIPTQYLVIQLSSPLWAGNMYELFTQFTGELSDDLGGFYRSEYMEDGVKKVIATTQMQPTDARKAFPCFDEPAMKAVFHMTIIHAHGTVALSNAMNYNPVNITMAGQDLIQTSFQPTKIMSTYLLAFVVCDFTYIGTQPGADVLVRIWARRKAIEEGQGNYALEKTGPILKFFENYYNSSYPLKKSDQIAIPDFSAGAMENWGLITYRETALLYNPAMSSNGDKEWVVTVISHELAHMWFGNLVTMKWWNDLWLNEGFATYVSYLGANFAEPTWNMKELIVLNEIIGVMAVDALASSHPLSSNEKDIMRPDLITELFDSITYSKGAAVLRMLSEFITETTFSSGLHTYLEEFKYKNTVYTDLWKHLQMAVDKAGIPLPRPVEVIMNRWILQMGFPVVTINTQTGKITQKHFLLDPDSVVDTPSEFNYEWFVPVTWIKNGGAEQQYWLLEKEATNEDMILNTTGWLLANIDMKGFYRVNYDSENWERLLAKLSSSHQAIPVINRAQIIDDTFNLAKAKMVNITLALRTTKFLSKEVEYMPWQIARNNLEYFFLMFDRSEVYGPMQAYTKKQVTPLFNHFKEITLNWTKNPEKHTDQYNQVNAVSLACSAGVEGCKELTTNWFKEWMKNPANNNITPNLKSTVYCNAIAAGGVQEWDFAWSMFKNATVASEAEKLMFALSCTKQPWLLNRYLRYSLDPEKIRKQDATSTITYIANNPIGQPLAWDFVRANWAHIFNNYGGGSFSFGRLIGGVTKRFSTEFEYKQLLQFKEDNAGQLGSASMALERALESTMANINWVAMNKEPVLEWFTSEASSPVS; this comes from the exons ATGGGGAAAGGCTTCTACATCAGAAAAGAATTGGCCGTAACCTGTGTGGTTGCAGCCGTTGCTGCTGTGGCTGTCATCATAGCCCTGTCTGTGGTTTATGCTCAGGAGAAATCAAAGAATGAAGTGACACTTCCATTCACTGCTGGCCCTGATGCCACCTCCACCTTCTCCCCTACGCCCTCCACCCCAAAGGAACCCTGGATGCACTTCAGACTTCCAGACTCTCTTGCTCCTGTCTCCTACAACGTGACCCTGTGGCCCAGGCTGGAGCCCATTGCAGATAACCTGTACGTCTTCTCTGGACACTCCACTGTGGTCATTAGATGTGTGAGGGAGACGGATCTCATCCTTATCCACTCTAACAAGCTGAACCTCACCACCTTTGAGGGGCACCATGCCAAGTTAAACGGTCTGAACGGAGCTACTGCACCCACCCTGACAAAGACCTGGCTGGAGATTCCAACCCAGTATTTGGTGATCCAGCTCAGCAGCCCACTGTGGGCCGGCAACATGTATGAGCTCTTCACCCAGTTTACTGGCGAGCTGTCCGATGACCTGGGGGGATTCTACAGGAGCGAATACATGGAAGATGGTGTGAAAAA AGTTATAGCCACGACTCAGATGCAGCCAACAGATGCCAGGAAAGCCTTCCCCTGCTTTGATGAGCCAGCTATGAAAGCTGTCTTCCACATGACTATCATACACGCACACGGGACTGTGGCTCTGTCCAATGCCATGAACTACA ACCCTGTTAACATCACAATGGCAGGCCAGGACTTAATCCAGACCAGCTTTCAACCCACAAAGATTATGTCAACGTACTTGCTGGCTTTTGTAGTGTGTGATTTCACATACATTGGGACGCAACCGGGTGCAGACGTTTTG GTCAGGATCTGGGCTCGCAGGAAGGCCATAGAAGAGGGACAGGGAAATTATGCCCTGGAGAAGACTGGACCCATACTGAAGTTCTTTGAGAACTACTACAACTCTTCTTACCCCCTGAAAAAGTCAG ACCAAATCGCCATTCCTGACTTCAGTGCTGGAGCTATGGAGAACTGGGGCTTGATCACCTACAGAGAGACTGCCCTCTTATACAATCCTGCCATGTCATCCAATGGAGATAAAGAGTGGGTGGTGACGGTTATCTCCCATGAGCTCGCCCATATG TGGTTTGGGAACTTGGTTACCATGAAGTGGTGGAATGACCTGTGGCTCAATGAAGGGTTTGCCACCTACGTCTCTTATCTTGGAGCCAATTTTGCTGAACCAACATGGAATATG aaAGAGTTAATAGTTTTAAATGAGATCATTGGTGTGATGGCTGTGGATGCTTTGGCCTCCTCCCACCCCCTCTCATCCAACGAGAAGGATATCATGAGACCAGACCTCATCACTGAACTGTTTGACTCCATCACATACAGCAAG GGAGCTGCAGTGCTCAGGATGCTCTCAGAGTTTATCACCGAGACCACATTTTCCAGTGGACTCCAT ACATATTTAGAGGAGTTTAAGTATAAGAACACAGTCTACACAGACCTCTGGAAGCATCTGCAGATG GCAGTGGATAAGGCTGGCATACCACTGCCCCGGCCTGTGGAGGTTATCATGAACAGATGGATCTTACAGATGGGGTTCCCTGTGGTTACTATCAATACCCAGACTGGaaaaatcacacagaaacacttccTGTTAGACCCAGACTCTGTAGTGGACACACCGTCAGAGTTCAA TTATGAGTGGTTTGTTCCTGTTACATGGATTAAGAATGGTGGAGCTGAACAGCAGTACTGGCTTCTTGAAAAAGAag CTACAAACGAAGACATGATTCTTAATACCACTGGATGGTTGCTGGCCAACATAGATATGAAAGGTTTCTACAGAGTCAACTATGACTCTGAAAACTGGGAGCGTCTCCTTGCCAAGCTGAGCTCCAGTCATCAG GCTATTCCAGTGATCAACCGAGCTCAAATCATCGATGACACTTTTAACCTTGCAAA gGCAAAGATGGTGAACATAACCCTGGCTCTGAGGACCACCAAGTTCCTCAGTAAAGAAGTTGAATACATGCCATGGCAGATAGCCAGAAACAACTTGGAATACTTCTTCCTCATGTTTGACCGCAGTGAAGTGTATGGGCCCATGCAG GCTTACACAAAGAAACAGGTGACTCCTCTGTTTAACCACTTCAAGGAGATCACTCTCAACTGGACAAAGAAccctgaaaaacacactgacca GTATAATCAGGTGAATGCAGTCTCCTTGGCCTGCAGTGCTGGAGTGGAAGGCTGTAAGGAACTGACCACTAACTGGTTCAAAGAGTGGATGAAAAACCCTGCTAATAACAA TATTACTCCCAACCTGAAGTCCACCGTGTACTGCAATGCCATCGCGGCAGGAGGAGTGCAGGAGTGGGACTTTGCATGGTCCATGTTCAAAAATGCAACTGTGGCTTCAGAAGCTGAGAAACTGATGTTTGCTCTGTCCTGCACCAAACAGCCCTGGCTGCTCAACAG ATATCTGAGGTACAGCTTGGATCCAGAGAAGATCCGTAAACAGGATGCCACCTCCACCATAACATATATTGCTAATAACCCCATCGGTCAACCCCTGGCTTGGGACTTTGTCAGAGCCAACTGGGCCCACATATTCAACAA CTATGGTGGTGGATCATTCTCCTTTGGAAGACTAATTGGTGGGGTGACCAAACGTTTCTCCACAGAGTTTGAATACAAGCAG CTGCTGCAGTTCAAAGAAGACAATGCAGGACAGCTGGGCTCGGCCTCCATGGCTCTTGAGCGGGCACTTGAGAGTACCATGGCCAACATAAACTGGGTGGCCATGAACAAGGAGCCGGTGCTTGAATGGTTCACCAGTGAGGCCTCGTCTCCAGTTTCATAA
- the LOC113122578 gene encoding aminopeptidase Ey-like isoform X1 translates to MLHTDKTNERQDINRNQFPPSVFFSAGDMGKGFYIRKELAVTCVVAAVAAVAVIIALSVVYAQEKSKNEVTLPFTAGPDATSTFSPTPSTPKEPWMHFRLPDSLAPVSYNVTLWPRLEPIADNLYVFSGHSTVVIRCVRETDLILIHSNKLNLTTFEGHHAKLNGLNGATAPTLTKTWLEIPTQYLVIQLSSPLWAGNMYELFTQFTGELSDDLGGFYRSEYMEDGVKKVIATTQMQPTDARKAFPCFDEPAMKAVFHMTIIHAHGTVALSNAMNYNPVNITMAGQDLIQTSFQPTKIMSTYLLAFVVCDFTYIGTQPGADVLVRIWARRKAIEEGQGNYALEKTGPILKFFENYYNSSYPLKKSDQIAIPDFSAGAMENWGLITYRETALLYNPAMSSNGDKEWVVTVISHELAHMWFGNLVTMKWWNDLWLNEGFATYVSYLGANFAEPTWNMKELIVLNEIIGVMAVDALASSHPLSSNEKDIMRPDLITELFDSITYSKGAAVLRMLSEFITETTFSSGLHTYLEEFKYKNTVYTDLWKHLQMAVDKAGIPLPRPVEVIMNRWILQMGFPVVTINTQTGKITQKHFLLDPDSVVDTPSEFNYEWFVPVTWIKNGGAEQQYWLLEKEATNEDMILNTTGWLLANIDMKGFYRVNYDSENWERLLAKLSSSHQAIPVINRAQIIDDTFNLAKAKMVNITLALRTTKFLSKEVEYMPWQIARNNLEYFFLMFDRSEVYGPMQAYTKKQVTPLFNHFKEITLNWTKNPEKHTDQYNQVNAVSLACSAGVEGCKELTTNWFKEWMKNPANNNITPNLKSTVYCNAIAAGGVQEWDFAWSMFKNATVASEAEKLMFALSCTKQPWLLNRYLRYSLDPEKIRKQDATSTITYIANNPIGQPLAWDFVRANWAHIFNNYGGGSFSFGRLIGGVTKRFSTEFEYKQLLQFKEDNAGQLGSASMALERALESTMANINWVAMNKEPVLEWFTSEASSPVS, encoded by the exons ATGCTTCACACTGACAAAACGAATGAAAG ACAGGACATAAATCGCAATCAGTTTCCAccttctgtcttcttctctgctgGAGACATGGGGAAAGGCTTCTACATCAGAAAAGAATTGGCCGTAACCTGTGTGGTTGCAGCCGTTGCTGCTGTGGCTGTCATCATAGCCCTGTCTGTGGTTTATGCTCAGGAGAAATCAAAGAATGAAGTGACACTTCCATTCACTGCTGGCCCTGATGCCACCTCCACCTTCTCCCCTACGCCCTCCACCCCAAAGGAACCCTGGATGCACTTCAGACTTCCAGACTCTCTTGCTCCTGTCTCCTACAACGTGACCCTGTGGCCCAGGCTGGAGCCCATTGCAGATAACCTGTACGTCTTCTCTGGACACTCCACTGTGGTCATTAGATGTGTGAGGGAGACGGATCTCATCCTTATCCACTCTAACAAGCTGAACCTCACCACCTTTGAGGGGCACCATGCCAAGTTAAACGGTCTGAACGGAGCTACTGCACCCACCCTGACAAAGACCTGGCTGGAGATTCCAACCCAGTATTTGGTGATCCAGCTCAGCAGCCCACTGTGGGCCGGCAACATGTATGAGCTCTTCACCCAGTTTACTGGCGAGCTGTCCGATGACCTGGGGGGATTCTACAGGAGCGAATACATGGAAGATGGTGTGAAAAA AGTTATAGCCACGACTCAGATGCAGCCAACAGATGCCAGGAAAGCCTTCCCCTGCTTTGATGAGCCAGCTATGAAAGCTGTCTTCCACATGACTATCATACACGCACACGGGACTGTGGCTCTGTCCAATGCCATGAACTACA ACCCTGTTAACATCACAATGGCAGGCCAGGACTTAATCCAGACCAGCTTTCAACCCACAAAGATTATGTCAACGTACTTGCTGGCTTTTGTAGTGTGTGATTTCACATACATTGGGACGCAACCGGGTGCAGACGTTTTG GTCAGGATCTGGGCTCGCAGGAAGGCCATAGAAGAGGGACAGGGAAATTATGCCCTGGAGAAGACTGGACCCATACTGAAGTTCTTTGAGAACTACTACAACTCTTCTTACCCCCTGAAAAAGTCAG ACCAAATCGCCATTCCTGACTTCAGTGCTGGAGCTATGGAGAACTGGGGCTTGATCACCTACAGAGAGACTGCCCTCTTATACAATCCTGCCATGTCATCCAATGGAGATAAAGAGTGGGTGGTGACGGTTATCTCCCATGAGCTCGCCCATATG TGGTTTGGGAACTTGGTTACCATGAAGTGGTGGAATGACCTGTGGCTCAATGAAGGGTTTGCCACCTACGTCTCTTATCTTGGAGCCAATTTTGCTGAACCAACATGGAATATG aaAGAGTTAATAGTTTTAAATGAGATCATTGGTGTGATGGCTGTGGATGCTTTGGCCTCCTCCCACCCCCTCTCATCCAACGAGAAGGATATCATGAGACCAGACCTCATCACTGAACTGTTTGACTCCATCACATACAGCAAG GGAGCTGCAGTGCTCAGGATGCTCTCAGAGTTTATCACCGAGACCACATTTTCCAGTGGACTCCAT ACATATTTAGAGGAGTTTAAGTATAAGAACACAGTCTACACAGACCTCTGGAAGCATCTGCAGATG GCAGTGGATAAGGCTGGCATACCACTGCCCCGGCCTGTGGAGGTTATCATGAACAGATGGATCTTACAGATGGGGTTCCCTGTGGTTACTATCAATACCCAGACTGGaaaaatcacacagaaacacttccTGTTAGACCCAGACTCTGTAGTGGACACACCGTCAGAGTTCAA TTATGAGTGGTTTGTTCCTGTTACATGGATTAAGAATGGTGGAGCTGAACAGCAGTACTGGCTTCTTGAAAAAGAag CTACAAACGAAGACATGATTCTTAATACCACTGGATGGTTGCTGGCCAACATAGATATGAAAGGTTTCTACAGAGTCAACTATGACTCTGAAAACTGGGAGCGTCTCCTTGCCAAGCTGAGCTCCAGTCATCAG GCTATTCCAGTGATCAACCGAGCTCAAATCATCGATGACACTTTTAACCTTGCAAA gGCAAAGATGGTGAACATAACCCTGGCTCTGAGGACCACCAAGTTCCTCAGTAAAGAAGTTGAATACATGCCATGGCAGATAGCCAGAAACAACTTGGAATACTTCTTCCTCATGTTTGACCGCAGTGAAGTGTATGGGCCCATGCAG GCTTACACAAAGAAACAGGTGACTCCTCTGTTTAACCACTTCAAGGAGATCACTCTCAACTGGACAAAGAAccctgaaaaacacactgacca GTATAATCAGGTGAATGCAGTCTCCTTGGCCTGCAGTGCTGGAGTGGAAGGCTGTAAGGAACTGACCACTAACTGGTTCAAAGAGTGGATGAAAAACCCTGCTAATAACAA TATTACTCCCAACCTGAAGTCCACCGTGTACTGCAATGCCATCGCGGCAGGAGGAGTGCAGGAGTGGGACTTTGCATGGTCCATGTTCAAAAATGCAACTGTGGCTTCAGAAGCTGAGAAACTGATGTTTGCTCTGTCCTGCACCAAACAGCCCTGGCTGCTCAACAG ATATCTGAGGTACAGCTTGGATCCAGAGAAGATCCGTAAACAGGATGCCACCTCCACCATAACATATATTGCTAATAACCCCATCGGTCAACCCCTGGCTTGGGACTTTGTCAGAGCCAACTGGGCCCACATATTCAACAA CTATGGTGGTGGATCATTCTCCTTTGGAAGACTAATTGGTGGGGTGACCAAACGTTTCTCCACAGAGTTTGAATACAAGCAG CTGCTGCAGTTCAAAGAAGACAATGCAGGACAGCTGGGCTCGGCCTCCATGGCTCTTGAGCGGGCACTTGAGAGTACCATGGCCAACATAAACTGGGTGGCCATGAACAAGGAGCCGGTGCTTGAATGGTTCACCAGTGAGGCCTCGTCTCCAGTTTCATAA